The following proteins are encoded in a genomic region of Pectinophora gossypiella chromosome 6, ilPecGoss1.1, whole genome shotgun sequence:
- the LOC126367387 gene encoding apolipoprotein D-like, giving the protein MGDFRVRGTTKAYVILFCALVKTVISTGLGKCPIYPQFPNFDVQRMTGTWYEVERSFYLMEISASCTELQVALNDRGYLLITVNTLNRWTGSPSTSYGIGIPSHNGSSSFRYKLNNRMPYIIGRMLPGAGQYNVLFTDYDTFAIVWSCSSVSVAHSDRMWVLGRSREIEARVRAQIYAILEELQLDPDRLIISKNNNCTDQLVANVL; this is encoded by the exons ATGGGTGACTTCCGAGTGAGGGGCACCACTAAGGCGTACGTCATTCTATTCTGCGCACTGGTCAAGACTGTCATCAGCACAGGATTGGGGAAGTGTCCCATCTACCCGCAGTTCCCGAACTTTGATGTCCAGAGG ATGACAGGCACATGGTACGAAGTGGAGCGGTCGTTCTACCTGATGGAGATATCCGCCAGCTGCACCGAGCTGCAGGTGGCGCTTAATGACAGGGGGTACCTGCTCATCACAGTCAACACGCTTAACAGATG GACAGGCAGTCCCTCGACGTCATACGGCATCGGTATCCCGAGCCACAACGGTTCCTCATCATTCCGCTATAAGCTGAACAACAGAATGCCGTACATCATCGGACGTATGTTGCCCGGAGCGGGGCAATATAACGTGCTGTTCACAGACTACGACACGTTCGCTATCGTGTGGTCCTGCTCTAGCGTCAGCGTCGCGCATTCCG ATCGGATGTGGGTACTGGGGCGGTCCCGCGAGATCGAAGCGCGTGTGCGTGCGCAGATCTACGCCATCCTAGAAGAGCTGCAGCTGGACCCGGACCGACTCATCATCTCCAAGAACAACAACTGCACCGACCAGCTCGTCGCCAatgtattataa
- the LOC126367338 gene encoding probable cytosolic Fe-S cluster assembly factor GL21135 produces MASRFSGALQLTDLDDFITPSQECIKPVKIEKSKAKTGAKIKIGDDGYFDISSGREQKLQKVEITLADCLACSGCITSAESVLVTRQSQEELLRVFSERKYTDNKEVTKDVSLIVISLSPQPVLSLAARYKLTPEDATRKLAGYFKSLGADLVLDMTVAEDLSLLEAQQEFLQRYQDQQADPGAKHLPMLASSCPGWVCYAEKTHGTFILPYISSTKSPQQIMGSLVKQFLSKQREVTPGEVYHVTFMPCYDKKLEASREDFYSDVLNCHDVDCVITAIELEQMLDSNSKSLSDVEGIELDWPWSEREGPTSVRRHIGSGSGGYADQVFLHAAHQLFGETDVPLTYRSLRNPDFREVTLEKDGKEVLRFAIANGFRNIQNLVQKLKRGKSPYHYVEVMACPSGCLNGGAQIRPVTGESGRDLVLQLETLYSQLPLATPSDNKLLRRLYAEWLDGRDSDKAKAVLHTSYHAVEKSDIALNIKW; encoded by the exons ATGGCTTCTAGGTTCAGTGGTGCTCTGCAGCTGACCGACCTTGACGACTTCATTACTCCGTCACAG gaATGTATAAAACCCGTAAAAATCGAAAAATCGAAAGCAAAAACCGGAGCAAAGATAAAGATTGGTGATGATGGCTACTTCGACATATCGAGTGGGCGGGAACAGAAGTTGCAGAAGGTTGAGATCACGCTGGCGGACTGCCTCGCCTGCAGCGGGTGCATCACATCCGCGGAGAGTGTGCTGGTCACACGGCAGAGCCAGGAAGAACTGCTTAG AGTATTCTCAGAGCGCAAATATACAGACAATAAAGAAGTGACAAAGGATGTAAGTCTAATTGTGATATCACTCTCACCACAACCCGTGCTGTCTCTAGCCGCCAGATATAAACTTACCCCAGAGGATGCCACTAGAAAATTAGCAG GTTACTTCAAAAGTCTGGGCGCGGACCTTGTGCTGGATATGACGGTAGCTGAAGACCTGTCACTACTGGAGGCGCAGCAGGAGTTTTTACAGCGGTACCAGGACCAGCAGGCGGACCCCGGCGCCAAACACCTGCCCATGCTCGCCAGCTCTTGTCCAG GCTGGGTATGCTACGCAGAGAAGACCCACGGCACCTTCATCCTCCCGTACATTTCAAGTACCAAGTCTCCCCAACAAATCATGGGGTCGCTGGTGAAACAATTCTTGTCCAAACAGAGGGAGGTGACGCCCGGGGAGGTGTACCATGTCACCTTCATGCCGTGCTATGATAAGAAGCTGGAAGCGTCCAGAGAAGACTTCTATAGCGATGTCTTGAACTGCCATGATGTGGACTGCGTTATTACTGCTA TTGAACTGGAACAAATGCTGGACAGTAACTCAAAGTCTCTAAGCGACGTCGAGGGTATCGAGTTAGACTGGCCGTGGAGCGAGCGCGAAGGTCCAACCAGCGTACGGAGACACATCGGCTCAGGGTCTGGAGGCTACGCAGACCAGGTGTTCCTGCATGCCGCTCACCAGCTGTTTGGGGAGACTGATGTGCCGCTCACGTACAGAAGTTTAAG GAACCCGGACTTCAGAGAAGTGACGCTAGAGAAGGACGGCAAGGAGGTGCTGCGGTTCGCCATCGCCAACGGGTTCCGCAACATCCAGAACCTCGTGCAGAAGCTCAAGCGAGGCAAGTCGCCGTACCACTACGTTGAAGTCATGGCGTGCCCGTCAG GTTGTCTAAACGGCGGCGCGCAAATTCGGCCCGTGACAGGCGAGTCCGGGCGCGACTTGGTGCTCCAACTGGAAACCCTATACTCGCAGCTGCCACTAGCGACACCTAGCGACAACAAGCTGCTTCGACGGCTGTACGCCGAGTGGCTGGACGGAAGAGATAGCGATAAAGCAAAGGCGGTGCTTCATACTAGCTACCACGCTGTTGAGAAGTCAGATATCGCGCTGAATATTAAGTGGTGA